One genomic segment of Ignavibacteriota bacterium includes these proteins:
- a CDS encoding PAS domain S-box protein, whose protein sequence is MNTEITFKPVISLDHKIVLDSLRDSVVSFNKNLELLYFNNSFKERFEIFIGEKPDYKKNLDSYKGLARFAEFFEPWNYWIERCYSKEKFIENVEYKLSGKVLHFQLQFIPVIKDDEVEYIQLIIIDETIRHQYEDLIKRNVKDCDVCTTEKIGESKSIEEERDEAVELLIENVERLQIVFEGSNDGFWDWNIEKDEIFYSKHYYEILGYRNGELKSDLFTWQSRIHPEDIDDVIESLHSHLEGKLEQFNKEYRVLTKSGDWKWVLDKGKVAIRDEQNNPLRVAGTLSDISERKKAEDILKESEARFVNIANTMPIMLWMTDNKISATYVNPKTKEFIGEENFAKSFKNFIHHDDISIFTEKFRKLLKDKERFEGEIRIKNHEDEYRWILMQVIPRVLETGEFVGLLGVGIDITKRKETETKLVESETQFNEITSVVAEGIFLIDSNRKLKFANPEFYKLLGYSLEELFDTEVFKKIYNHSNKIEIDCPINKVFEREETVRIVYDNFKTSNDEYLPVSFVSTPIKRNGKIIGCVTAFHDITNRIVAEEELKRYVEELQFNKELMEDSVNESTRLNEMLWDSETRLKELNASKDKFFSIISHDLRSPFTSIIGFAEVMVEDFENLSKDEIKEFTNSIYKSSKNVQNLLENLLQWSRIQTGRIEFNPINFEVNNLINDVIALYQVNAARKKITLVNLIEKQFKVNADKFMIDTVLRNLVSNAIKFTPQGGTIKINVEDLDENTLTISVIDSGVGIKEDIIDKLFKIDSHITTKGTDKEKGTGLGLILCKEFIEKHSGKIWVESKIEQGSEFKFTLPLKSELQN, encoded by the coding sequence ATGAATACAGAAATAACATTTAAGCCGGTCATTTCTCTTGATCACAAAATAGTTTTGGATTCCTTACGTGATAGCGTTGTTTCGTTCAATAAGAATTTGGAGCTGCTATATTTTAACAATTCTTTCAAAGAGAGATTTGAAATTTTCATTGGCGAAAAACCGGATTATAAGAAAAATTTGGACTCGTACAAAGGTTTGGCAAGGTTTGCGGAATTTTTTGAACCATGGAATTATTGGATTGAAAGATGTTATTCAAAAGAAAAATTTATTGAAAATGTTGAATATAAATTAAGCGGGAAAGTACTTCATTTTCAATTGCAGTTTATTCCGGTTATAAAAGATGATGAAGTTGAATATATTCAGCTGATAATTATTGATGAAACAATTCGCCATCAGTATGAAGATTTGATAAAAAGAAATGTTAAAGATTGCGACGTTTGTACAACAGAAAAAATTGGTGAAAGTAAAAGTATCGAAGAAGAACGTGACGAAGCGGTAGAATTACTGATTGAAAATGTTGAAAGATTGCAAATAGTTTTTGAAGGTTCAAATGATGGTTTTTGGGATTGGAACATTGAAAAAGACGAAATTTTTTACAGCAAACATTATTATGAAATTTTAGGTTATAGAAATGGTGAATTAAAATCTGATTTATTTACTTGGCAAAGTAGAATTCACCCGGAAGATATTGATGATGTTATTGAATCTTTACATTCACACCTTGAAGGAAAATTAGAACAGTTCAATAAAGAATATAGAGTTCTGACAAAATCCGGCGATTGGAAATGGGTTTTGGATAAAGGAAAAGTTGCAATCCGCGATGAGCAAAATAATCCTTTAAGAGTTGCCGGAACTTTAAGTGATATTTCCGAAAGAAAAAAAGCCGAAGATATTCTAAAAGAAAGTGAGGCAAGATTTGTAAATATTGCCAACACAATGCCAATAATGCTTTGGATGACCGATAATAAAATTTCAGCAACTTATGTAAACCCAAAAACAAAAGAATTTATTGGTGAAGAAAATTTTGCAAAAAGTTTTAAGAATTTTATTCATCACGATGACATTTCAATTTTTACTGAAAAGTTTAGGAAATTATTAAAAGATAAAGAAAGATTTGAAGGTGAAATTAGAATCAAAAATCATGAAGATGAATATAGATGGATTTTGATGCAGGTTATTCCAAGAGTTTTAGAAACAGGCGAATTTGTTGGGTTATTAGGCGTTGGAATTGATATAACAAAACGTAAAGAAACGGAAACAAAACTTGTAGAAAGCGAAACTCAATTTAATGAAATTACTTCTGTTGTTGCCGAAGGAATATTTCTAATTGATTCAAATCGTAAATTAAAATTTGCTAATCCGGAATTTTATAAACTTCTTGGTTATAGTTTGGAAGAACTTTTTGATACAGAAGTATTTAAGAAAATTTACAATCACAGCAATAAAATTGAAATTGATTGTCCTATAAATAAAGTTTTTGAACGTGAAGAAACCGTTAGAATTGTATATGATAATTTTAAAACTTCAAATGATGAATACCTACCGGTTTCATTTGTGTCAACACCAATTAAAAGGAATGGGAAAATAATTGGCTGCGTTACTGCATTTCATGATATTACAAATCGAATTGTAGCAGAAGAAGAATTAAAAAGATATGTTGAAGAACTTCAATTTAACAAAGAATTAATGGAGGATAGTGTAAATGAATCAACAAGGTTGAATGAAATGCTTTGGGATTCGGAAACAAGACTTAAAGAACTAAATGCAAGTAAAGATAAATTTTTCTCAATTATTTCACATGACTTGCGAAGTCCGTTTACTTCAATAATTGGTTTTGCGGAAGTTATGGTTGAAGATTTCGAAAATCTTTCAAAAGATGAAATTAAAGAATTTACAAATAGTATTTATAAGTCATCAAAAAATGTTCAAAATCTTCTAGAAAATTTACTGCAATGGTCAAGAATTCAAACCGGAAGAATAGAATTTAATCCAATAAATTTTGAAGTAAATAATTTAATAAATGATGTAATTGCACTTTACCAAGTAAATGCCGCAAGAAAAAAAATCACTTTGGTAAACCTTATTGAAAAACAATTTAAAGTAAATGCCGATAAGTTTATGATTGATACAGTTCTGAGAAATTTAGTTTCCAATGCAATAAAATTTACACCTCAAGGCGGAACAATTAAAATAAATGTTGAAGATTTAGACGAAAACACTTTAACAATTTCTGTAATAGATAGCGGAGTTGGAATTAAAGAAGATATTATTGATAAGCTTTTCAAAATAGATAGTCATATTACGACCAAAGGTACTGATAAAGAAAAGGGAACCGGACTCGGTTTAATTTTATGCAAAGAGTTTATTGAAAAACACAGCGGAAAAATTTGGGTAGAAAGTAAAATTGAACAAGGAAGTGAATTTAAATTTACACTTCCGTTAAAAAGTGAATTACAAAATTAA
- a CDS encoding T9SS type A sorting domain-containing protein gives MKKIYTFLILFTINISAQYVDLNFNIPWSAGTGGVADIEAAFENGRIQENVQLNPDISTDLIMPSQVDWDAKSPSEKALFLLNAERAARGLLTSFEGVHSSVVNVAQTYAEFLRDNDLFNHNANNSTPTTRLSPVSCADGASYGENLSTFVQSNGTVPLPVERSVYNWIYNDAGSSWGHRQTCFATFNDNHSANGSEGFIGIGIDAVGPPYSAEGLLCTNDPPHPPCNPWDVGVVVVLNFVDPCPSSPLPVELTSFTLNLSENKIELNWETATEVNNYGFEIERLKTNLIIKNSEWEKIGFVEGHGNSNSPKYYSFKDNLLETSGKYSYRLKQIDIDGTFEYSDVVETNIGAPQNFELRQNYPNPFNPVTSITYSIPTDGHVELGIYDILGRDVAIIENGIKPAGVYTFSFDASNLTSGIYFYKIKTNNYISIKKMLLMK, from the coding sequence ATGAAAAAAATATATACATTCTTAATTCTTTTCACCATAAATATTTCTGCTCAATATGTTGATCTTAATTTTAATATACCTTGGTCAGCAGGAACTGGAGGAGTTGCAGATATTGAAGCTGCCTTTGAGAATGGGCGAATTCAGGAAAACGTTCAACTCAATCCTGATATTTCGACAGATCTTATAATGCCATCTCAAGTAGATTGGGATGCAAAATCACCCAGCGAAAAAGCGTTGTTCTTATTAAATGCAGAACGTGCTGCACGAGGACTTCTTACATCCTTTGAAGGAGTTCACTCCTCAGTAGTAAACGTCGCTCAAACATATGCAGAATTTTTACGTGACAATGATTTATTTAATCACAACGCAAACAATAGTACTCCAACGACTCGATTATCTCCTGTAAGCTGTGCTGATGGAGCATCTTATGGTGAAAATCTTTCAACATTTGTCCAATCAAACGGTACAGTTCCACTCCCAGTTGAAAGATCAGTTTACAACTGGATTTATAATGATGCTGGCTCTTCATGGGGGCATCGACAAACTTGCTTTGCCACGTTTAATGACAATCATTCTGCAAATGGTAGTGAAGGATTTATTGGAATAGGCATTGATGCTGTTGGGCCACCATATTCAGCAGAAGGATTACTTTGCACTAACGATCCGCCACATCCTCCTTGCAATCCGTGGGATGTTGGTGTGGTAGTAGTTTTAAATTTTGTCGATCCATGTCCTTCGTCGCCTTTACCTGTTGAGTTAACTTCTTTCACTTTAAATCTTTCAGAAAACAAAATTGAATTAAACTGGGAAACTGCAACTGAAGTAAATAATTATGGATTCGAAATAGAAAGATTGAAAACAAATTTAATTATTAAAAATTCCGAATGGGAAAAAATTGGTTTTGTTGAAGGTCACGGAAATAGCAATTCTCCCAAATACTATTCATTCAAAGATAATTTGCTCGAAACATCTGGTAAATATTCTTATAGATTAAAACAAATCGATATTGACGGAACATTTGAATATTCAGATGTAGTAGAAACCAATATTGGGGCTCCGCAAAATTTTGAACTTAGACAAAATTATCCAAATCCTTTTAACCCAGTTACATCAATAACATATTCAATTCCTACAGATGGGCATGTTGAACTTGGAATTTATGATATTTTAGGCAGAGATGTTGCAATTATTGAAAATGGAATTAAACCAGCCGGAGTTTACACATTTTCATTTGATGCAAGCAACTTAACTAGCGGAATTTATTTTTACAAAATTAAAACCAATAATTATATCTCCATTAAAAAAATGTTGTTGATGAAATAA
- a CDS encoding beta galactosidase jelly roll domain-containing protein translates to MNVRLKIIGFALLIFIANNIFAEQKFTKIENLKGLWRFNLGDNKKWANPNYDDSDWDAIKVPSPWEDEGYNGYDGYAWYRKEFNIDSKYLKKKLYLSLGTIDDAAEVYLNGKLIASSGSFPPNFNTAYNSKIWLPLQNNFLNQKGINSIAIRVYDDRLEGGIYSGDIGIFTSDSPLNFIINLEGTWKFQTGDNSKWMKNNFDDKSWKKLIVPSNWDWQGYNNYDGFAWYRISFDVNLEKEIYKNDLILIIGKIDDIDETYLNEKMIGSTGDLLAMPLTRNFSEGINSEYSQLRGYKINKEDLRNGRNVIAIRVYDGFQYGGIYEGPIGITTLKDYLRYITRNLDSKKKNFIEMLFDE, encoded by the coding sequence ATGAACGTTAGACTGAAAATAATTGGATTTGCATTACTAATATTTATCGCAAATAATATTTTTGCCGAACAAAAATTTACAAAAATCGAAAATTTGAAAGGACTTTGGAGATTTAATCTTGGCGATAATAAAAAGTGGGCAAATCCAAATTATGATGATTCCGATTGGGATGCAATAAAAGTACCTTCTCCATGGGAAGATGAAGGATACAACGGATATGATGGTTATGCTTGGTATAGAAAAGAATTCAATATCGATTCAAAATATTTAAAGAAAAAGTTATACTTATCATTAGGCACAATTGATGACGCTGCAGAAGTTTATCTTAATGGAAAACTGATTGCTTCTTCCGGATCGTTTCCTCCAAATTTCAACACGGCATATAATTCAAAAATTTGGCTTCCGCTGCAAAATAATTTTCTTAACCAAAAAGGAATTAACTCAATTGCAATTAGAGTTTATGACGATAGACTTGAAGGCGGAATTTATAGCGGTGATATCGGAATTTTCACCTCAGATTCACCTTTGAATTTTATTATAAATTTGGAAGGAACTTGGAAATTTCAAACTGGCGATAATTCAAAATGGATGAAAAATAATTTTGATGATAAAAGTTGGAAAAAATTAATTGTTCCTTCAAATTGGGATTGGCAAGGTTACAATAATTACGATGGTTTTGCTTGGTACAGAATTTCGTTTGATGTAAACTTAGAAAAAGAAATTTATAAAAATGATCTGATTTTGATTATTGGGAAAATAGATGATATTGACGAAACATATTTAAATGAGAAAATGATAGGAAGTACCGGAGATTTGTTAGCAATGCCGTTAACCAGAAATTTTTCTGAGGGAATTAATTCCGAATACAGCCAATTACGCGGTTACAAAATCAATAAAGAAGACTTAAGAAACGGCAGAAACGTAATTGCAATTAGAGTTTATGATGGTTTCCAGTACGGCGGAATTTACGAAGGACCAATTGGAATAACAACGTTAAAAGATTATTTAAGATATATAACCAGAAATTTAGACAGCAAGAAAAAAAATTTTATTGAAATGCTGTTTGATGAATAG
- a CDS encoding response regulator transcription factor, with translation MKKILIVEDEEAMQLGLGNNLKYDGYEVDFASDGEEGIKKIKENFYNLILLDVMLPKLSGFDVCKSARSFGIKTPIIMLTAKSEEIDKVLGLEIGADDYITKPFSLRELLARVKAVLRRGDTDSTEKIQIGKIVVDFNSYNAMENGISLNLSSKEFDVLHYLWNNKNKTVSRDELLTHVWGNDVYTTSRTIDNFILKLRQKIEENPNEPKKIITIHGIGYKLLA, from the coding sequence ATGAAAAAAATATTAATTGTTGAAGATGAAGAAGCTATGCAGCTTGGGCTTGGTAATAATCTAAAATATGACGGCTATGAAGTTGATTTTGCTTCAGATGGTGAAGAAGGAATAAAAAAAATAAAAGAAAATTTTTACAATTTAATTTTATTGGATGTCATGCTTCCAAAATTATCGGGATTTGATGTTTGCAAATCTGCAAGAAGTTTTGGAATTAAAACTCCAATTATTATGCTTACTGCAAAAAGCGAAGAAATTGATAAAGTGCTCGGACTTGAAATAGGTGCAGATGATTATATTACAAAACCGTTTAGTTTAAGAGAACTTTTAGCACGCGTGAAAGCAGTACTGCGTAGGGGTGATACGGATTCTACTGAAAAAATTCAAATTGGGAAAATTGTGGTAGATTTTAATTCCTACAATGCAATGGAAAATGGTATATCATTAAATCTTTCATCAAAAGAATTTGATGTTCTTCACTATTTATGGAATAACAAAAATAAAACTGTTTCGAGAGATGAACTGCTTACGCACGTTTGGGGAAATGATGTTTACACTACTTCGAGAACAATTGATAATTTTATTTTAAAACTCCGACAAAAAATTGAAGAAAATCCAAATGAACCAAAAAAGATAATTACAATTCATGGCATTGGTTATAAATTATTGGCTTAA
- a CDS encoding isoamylase early set domain-containing protein, translated as MSISKRYLKSNKICKVTFKIPAEVGINHKKANILGSFNNWDYNSHRMKKLVKDGSFSIVIDLEVGKEYEFKYYLDNSIWLNDKEADSQITTQFGDSSNSIVKI; from the coding sequence ATGTCTATTTCAAAAAGATATCTCAAATCAAATAAAATTTGTAAAGTTACTTTCAAAATTCCAGCCGAGGTTGGAATAAATCATAAAAAAGCAAATATTCTTGGTTCGTTTAATAATTGGGATTATAATTCACATAGAATGAAAAAATTAGTTAAAGACGGTTCTTTTTCAATTGTTATAGATCTTGAAGTTGGTAAAGAATATGAATTTAAATATTACCTTGATAATTCGATTTGGTTAAATGATAAGGAAGCTGACAGCCAAATTACGACTCAATTTGGTGATTCTTCAAACTCGATAGTAAAAATTTAA